The following coding sequences are from one Paenibacillus tundrae window:
- the map gene encoding type I methionyl aminopeptidase produces MIAKTEEDFNGLKEIGKIVAMIRDELVQKTVPGITTKELDDLAGELFEKEGAVSAPKSEYDFPGFTCISVNEEVAHGIPGERVIQEGDLVNIDVSGSKNGYFADTGISFVVGEGDEVRTKVCEVAKLAFEAGLKKAKPGSKKSGIGKAVFQTARQHDLTVIKNLTGHGIGRTIHEAPDHIYNYNDTSDDELLKEGMVIAFEPFVSTLEEEVFQKQDGWTFATEKSHVAQMEHTIILTKQGPIIITL; encoded by the coding sequence ATGATTGCAAAAACAGAAGAAGATTTTAATGGCTTGAAGGAAATTGGTAAGATCGTAGCGATGATTCGTGATGAATTAGTCCAAAAAACGGTTCCTGGCATTACAACGAAAGAGCTTGATGATCTTGCTGGTGAGCTATTTGAGAAAGAAGGCGCAGTTTCTGCTCCAAAAAGTGAATATGATTTCCCTGGATTTACGTGTATCAGCGTTAATGAAGAAGTAGCTCATGGCATTCCAGGAGAACGTGTAATTCAAGAAGGAGATCTCGTGAACATTGATGTATCTGGCTCGAAAAATGGTTATTTTGCAGATACAGGGATTTCTTTTGTCGTAGGTGAAGGTGATGAAGTACGGACTAAGGTCTGTGAAGTGGCTAAACTGGCATTCGAAGCTGGTCTTAAAAAAGCAAAACCGGGTTCCAAAAAAAGTGGAATCGGCAAAGCTGTATTCCAAACGGCAAGACAACATGACCTAACGGTGATCAAAAACCTTACAGGACACGGTATTGGACGTACAATTCATGAAGCTCCAGACCATATTTATAACTATAACGATACTTCGGATGATGAGCTGCTAAAAGAAGGCATGGTTATTGCATTTGAACCATTTGTCTCTACCTTGGAAGAAGAAGTATTCCAAAAGCAAGATGGTTGGACATTTGCAACAGAGAAAAGTCATGTGGCTCAGATGGAGCATACCATTATCCTCACAAAGCAAGGTCCGATTATTATCACACTGTAA
- a CDS encoding NAD(P)-dependent oxidoreductase, whose amino-acid sequence MRILILGATGRVGSHIVELALKDRHHVTALVRNLDKLQVEDRNLTVVVGNALNQENLAHAIKGADVVISALNTDGTTTLSESMPLLIESMYNEGIQRIITIGTAGILQSRISPELLRYQSSESKRKSTRAAEEHHRVYTLLQQSTLDWTIVCPTYLPDGERIGKYRVERDVLPEGGVEISVMDTAEFAYKQIKDQSYIRSRVGISY is encoded by the coding sequence ATGCGCATTTTAATTCTAGGAGCTACTGGACGAGTAGGAAGCCATATCGTTGAACTAGCGCTCAAGGATAGACACCATGTCACTGCATTGGTTCGTAATCTAGATAAGTTGCAAGTTGAGGATCGTAATCTTACTGTCGTTGTAGGTAATGCATTGAATCAAGAAAATCTAGCGCATGCTATAAAAGGAGCAGATGTTGTAATTAGTGCCTTAAATACAGATGGAACTACAACGTTGTCGGAGAGTATGCCATTGCTCATTGAGAGCATGTACAACGAAGGTATACAACGAATCATTACGATTGGAACTGCCGGCATTCTGCAAAGTAGGATCTCTCCAGAGCTTCTCCGTTATCAATCTAGCGAGTCTAAACGGAAGTCAACACGTGCAGCGGAAGAGCATCATCGTGTATATACATTGCTTCAACAATCTACGCTGGATTGGACGATCGTTTGTCCTACATATTTGCCAGACGGAGAACGTATTGGAAAATATCGGGTAGAGCGCGATGTATTGCCTGAAGGCGGCGTTGAAATATCGGTTATGGATACAGCAGAATTCGCTTACAAGCAGATCAAAGATCAATCTTATATTAGGTCTCGTGTGGGTATTTCTTATTGA
- a CDS encoding Imm26 family immunity protein has translation MMKSIKRRRIKLGDVYAIDLPNGKVAFGRRFKDGCIAIYSYIGSSYENTPQEENYQFVVGVYDDVLKSGLWPVVDHRPFMNEEEAWPPPMCVIDRLSGEYSLYHKGEMRHSSQQECEALEIAAVWEAYHIVDRITGNDMWHKNPLS, from the coding sequence ATGATGAAAAGTATAAAACGCAGGAGAATAAAACTTGGAGATGTATATGCCATTGATCTGCCTAACGGCAAAGTTGCTTTTGGCAGAAGGTTCAAGGATGGATGTATAGCTATTTATAGTTACATTGGGAGTTCCTATGAAAATACTCCTCAGGAAGAGAATTATCAATTTGTAGTAGGTGTATACGATGATGTGTTAAAGTCAGGACTGTGGCCTGTCGTTGACCACCGTCCATTTATGAACGAAGAAGAAGCCTGGCCACCGCCAATGTGTGTAATTGACCGATTGTCCGGTGAATATTCGTTGTATCATAAGGGAGAAATGCGACATTCGAGTCAGCAGGAGTGTGAAGCTTTAGAGATCGCTGCTGTGTGGGAAGCGTATCACATTGTGGATAGAATAACAGGCAATGATATGTGGCATAAAAATCCTTTAAGTTAA
- a CDS encoding ATP-binding protein — MDNHLIPVGTHPIEVGHYLLPTKEVLRLMDNLKKIVLNRLPGMIVYGRPRLGKTTALKFALENLPHFMNAPIPIFIANSNSYKFPNEGKFYADLLHDFDFPFIARRQADEMRNQIVNLLKERAELSRLRRVILIMDEAHRLTESHFIWLMDIHNQLDRAKISMTVICVGQEELLTRRTFFLGQRKSQIIGRFMTHEHRFFGITSLDDIRAVLRCYDSSEISAYPENSDWSFTRYFFPEGYAKGHRLEEDAALIYQQFQNIRSEHGVHSKLEIPMEYFTYAVENALKIYGAHGEQLEWISSQDWLESIKLSGYIESEIYMSLAGSGD, encoded by the coding sequence TTGGATAATCACTTGATACCTGTTGGAACACACCCTATTGAAGTAGGCCATTATTTACTCCCAACCAAAGAGGTACTCCGTTTAATGGATAATCTCAAAAAGATTGTACTGAACCGCTTACCAGGAATGATTGTCTATGGTCGGCCACGTCTCGGAAAAACTACTGCATTAAAATTTGCTTTGGAGAATCTGCCGCATTTTATGAATGCACCCATACCAATCTTTATAGCCAACAGCAACTCATACAAGTTTCCCAACGAAGGGAAATTTTATGCAGATCTTCTCCATGACTTTGATTTTCCGTTTATAGCTAGAAGACAAGCCGATGAAATGCGGAATCAAATTGTCAATTTGCTAAAAGAAAGAGCGGAATTGTCTCGCTTAAGAAGGGTTATCTTGATTATGGATGAGGCACATCGCCTAACAGAATCACATTTTATTTGGTTAATGGACATCCACAATCAACTGGATCGTGCGAAAATTAGTATGACTGTGATTTGCGTAGGTCAAGAAGAGTTACTCACGAGAAGAACATTCTTTCTAGGACAACGTAAGTCTCAAATCATTGGACGCTTTATGACACATGAGCATCGTTTTTTCGGTATCACTTCCTTGGACGATATCAGAGCTGTTCTTCGATGCTACGATTCATCGGAAATCTCCGCATATCCCGAAAACAGTGATTGGAGCTTCACTAGATATTTTTTTCCTGAAGGATATGCGAAAGGTCATCGCTTGGAGGAAGATGCTGCTTTAATTTATCAACAATTTCAAAATATTCGTAGCGAACATGGGGTTCATTCAAAACTTGAGATCCCTATGGAGTACTTTACGTATGCTGTTGAAAACGCTCTGAAGATATACGGAGCTCATGGGGAACAACTTGAATGGATTTCATCTCAAGATTGGTTAGAATCCATCAAACTTAGTGGCTACATTGAGTCAGAAATTTATATGTCTTTAGCAGGTAGTGGTGATTAA
- a CDS encoding TnsA endonuclease N-terminal domain-containing protein, whose amino-acid sequence MNRKELLKYQPIKILRGKKYGNNYWTPRGNKVDKRIVELYSDLEYDHWVVVDSDPEVITYCEQPLEISYVLNGQLRTSIFDMWILKKDGSEIFVEVKYNKELTSKHPKHARTLRQIEAQKEWCRINNKNYVVRTEDDIRKGRHSVENRTSLCMSVVNSKKPVYLNEVLGVISREGIKIKEVVLELSNLPVEDILLSLKWLLYEGDIKANMEDQLIGFEMEVRR is encoded by the coding sequence ATGAATAGAAAGGAACTCTTGAAGTACCAGCCCATCAAGATTCTACGAGGCAAAAAATATGGAAACAATTATTGGACCCCGCGTGGAAATAAAGTCGATAAGCGAATTGTCGAGCTATATAGTGATCTGGAATACGATCACTGGGTTGTGGTTGATTCGGATCCTGAAGTCATAACTTATTGTGAGCAACCATTAGAGATCTCCTATGTATTAAACGGCCAACTCCGTACCTCTATCTTTGATATGTGGATTTTAAAAAAAGATGGATCGGAAATTTTTGTGGAAGTCAAATACAACAAGGAACTGACATCTAAACATCCAAAACACGCGAGAACACTACGACAAATCGAAGCACAAAAAGAATGGTGTCGTATCAACAACAAAAATTATGTAGTTCGTACAGAAGACGATATAAGAAAGGGCCGACATTCAGTTGAGAACAGAACCTCCTTATGTATGTCAGTAGTCAATAGTAAGAAGCCTGTTTATTTAAACGAAGTGCTCGGTGTTATTTCACGTGAAGGGATAAAAATTAAAGAAGTTGTGTTAGAACTATCTAATCTTCCTGTTGAAGATATACTTTTAAGCCTAAAATGGCTCCTTTATGAGGGGGATATCAAAGCGAACATGGAAGATCAACTTATCGGATTTGAAATGGAGGTTCGGAGATAG
- a CDS encoding helix-turn-helix domain-containing protein gives MSEEEFYKWLGERLRDLRKLKKQTQEELCQNYHLARSSLANIERGRHVISAYNLYLLLQVLDAPLESLLKNHLQNSNLTDEISS, from the coding sequence ATGTCAGAAGAAGAATTTTATAAATGGTTAGGTGAGCGGCTTCGGGATCTTCGCAAATTAAAAAAGCAAACGCAAGAAGAGTTATGTCAGAACTATCATCTTGCTCGTTCTTCCCTTGCCAATATTGAGCGAGGAAGGCATGTGATCAGTGCATACAACTTGTATCTGCTGTTACAAGTTTTGGATGCCCCTCTCGAATCATTGCTGAAAAATCATCTTCAAAACAGTAATTTAACCGACGAAATTTCATCATGA
- a CDS encoding tyrosine-type recombinase/integrase, with the protein MKVQETRDLSSLSELIDELPLAVKCFIEHKLDHDRSPSSLLEYTRDFRIFFGWIAPNLWPFVATVKELTLDMFNDITREHVQEFADYLTTSRNLQYKSLVRKIHSLRSLFTYLHLRFEYNETPILKRNVFATFIMERPSNNIEVARKLQNKVLRFNEIPAFVKFVQEGVIEQNNVQAQWFHNLNRARDVSIVTLLLESGVMVSDIVNLDLDDISLQEGYIIVTRQQASVRTKHRIMFGYNAKTYLYDYLKVRTDTYAPQSGERALFLAKPNGETQGKRISKRAIQAMVKKYASKFGASEVTVRQLTHSFGVQYAATNTVRNMKQQLAQRNIDSLEKYLILSSLID; encoded by the coding sequence ATGAAAGTACAAGAAACCAGAGATTTATCCTCGCTATCCGAGCTGATTGACGAGTTACCTTTGGCCGTAAAATGTTTTATTGAACATAAGCTAGATCATGATCGGTCTCCTTCTTCTTTGTTAGAATATACCCGAGATTTCCGTATTTTTTTTGGTTGGATCGCACCAAATCTGTGGCCGTTCGTTGCTACCGTTAAAGAACTTACCTTAGACATGTTCAATGATATAACGCGTGAACATGTACAAGAATTCGCAGATTACTTGACAACGTCTAGAAATTTGCAATATAAGTCCCTGGTTCGTAAGATTCATTCGTTGCGCTCATTGTTTACCTATCTTCATTTGAGATTTGAGTATAACGAAACTCCTATTTTGAAACGTAATGTTTTCGCTACTTTCATCATGGAAAGACCTAGCAATAATATTGAGGTCGCACGTAAGTTACAGAACAAGGTCCTACGTTTCAATGAAATTCCTGCATTTGTTAAGTTTGTGCAAGAAGGTGTTATAGAACAAAATAATGTACAAGCCCAGTGGTTCCATAACCTGAATCGAGCTCGTGATGTCAGTATTGTTACCTTGCTCTTAGAGTCTGGAGTCATGGTAAGTGATATTGTCAATTTGGATCTGGATGATATTAGCCTTCAGGAAGGCTACATTATCGTGACAAGGCAGCAAGCTAGCGTACGAACGAAACACCGAATTATGTTTGGTTATAATGCAAAAACCTATCTGTACGATTACTTGAAAGTCAGAACTGACACGTATGCTCCTCAATCAGGTGAGCGAGCGTTATTCTTGGCAAAACCTAACGGTGAAACACAAGGCAAACGAATTTCAAAGCGTGCGATTCAAGCTATGGTTAAGAAGTATGCTTCAAAATTTGGTGCCTCAGAAGTTACTGTACGCCAGCTCACCCATTCATTTGGAGTTCAATACGCAGCTACGAATACTGTCCGCAATATGAAACAACAATTGGCCCAACGTAATATTGATTCACTAGAGAAGTACCTTATACTGTCGAGTCTCATTGATTGA
- a CDS encoding helix-turn-helix domain-containing protein, producing MNEPVLRLVGQRVRELRKKQGYSQEELGEMAGFHFSYIGGVERAEKNITLLNLQKIADALQVNVHELFFYSKYVKTGKNDKEKLLNEINEKLWPMKSSDLKKVNLLLSEFFDS from the coding sequence ATGAACGAACCTGTTTTAAGATTAGTAGGACAACGTGTTCGCGAATTACGGAAAAAACAAGGATATTCGCAGGAAGAATTAGGCGAAATGGCTGGTTTTCACTTCTCCTACATTGGGGGCGTTGAACGTGCCGAGAAAAATATCACCTTGTTAAATCTTCAAAAAATTGCGGATGCTCTTCAAGTCAATGTCCATGAACTCTTTTTTTACAGCAAGTATGTTAAGACTGGCAAAAATGATAAAGAGAAATTGCTAAACGAAATCAATGAGAAGCTTTGGCCTATGAAATCTTCCGATTTAAAAAAGGTTAACCTGCTCTTATCTGAATTTTTCGATAGTTAA
- a CDS encoding PIN domain-containing protein: protein MKTYFYALLKENQGKDEYLQKSGFFSDTEKDFEEFSTPYKPHGYENPEYKMVYFKIERITEINYLLLDTNVWLYLLNNYYNDNGKLLNALFKLCVNKKVQLVHSDQVEEEFKRNYDNVFNKVMQSYDTKITQFKDVVSKLDMSAYHAEQWFKKVESAKDTYISDSYGLRLELILRVFEEFQSFAIATTDKVKIEAAEMALNKESPFFGSIDAPEKKEKKADPSVKNSMRDAIIFLSYLEFLKGKQYHSAFFISANSTDFCGAGTNTLHSNLKELISNEKIDLNFDISLAKYINQIDGEILKVQPLPMLAFKCTLCNTTYNINGNQFVARSTYSNWQQVWWHQCPHCFSTYETDEAFYID, encoded by the coding sequence ATGAAAACTTACTTTTATGCACTACTGAAGGAGAATCAAGGAAAGGATGAGTATCTACAAAAAAGTGGCTTTTTTTCAGATACGGAAAAGGATTTTGAGGAATTCAGTACTCCTTATAAGCCACATGGTTATGAAAACCCAGAATATAAAATGGTTTATTTCAAAATAGAAAGAATAACTGAAATTAACTATCTGCTTTTAGATACGAATGTTTGGCTCTACTTACTCAACAATTATTATAATGATAATGGAAAACTACTCAATGCTTTATTTAAACTATGTGTAAATAAGAAAGTACAGCTTGTTCATTCAGATCAAGTAGAAGAAGAGTTTAAAAGGAATTATGATAATGTCTTTAACAAAGTAATGCAATCCTATGATACAAAAATTACCCAATTTAAAGATGTAGTTTCTAAATTAGATATGTCGGCATATCACGCGGAACAGTGGTTTAAGAAGGTCGAATCTGCGAAAGATACATACATTTCAGATTCATATGGTTTACGCCTAGAGCTAATTCTAAGGGTATTTGAGGAATTTCAATCTTTTGCAATCGCAACAACAGATAAGGTGAAAATTGAAGCAGCTGAAATGGCTTTAAACAAAGAGTCACCTTTCTTCGGATCAATTGATGCTCCAGAAAAAAAAGAAAAGAAAGCTGATCCTTCCGTAAAAAATAGTATGAGAGATGCAATTATTTTCCTGAGTTATTTAGAGTTTCTCAAGGGTAAACAATATCATTCTGCGTTTTTTATAAGTGCAAACTCAACAGATTTTTGTGGTGCTGGCACTAATACACTTCATTCCAATCTAAAAGAACTCATTAGTAATGAAAAGATCGATTTAAATTTCGATATTAGTCTTGCAAAATACATTAATCAGATTGATGGGGAGATACTCAAAGTTCAACCACTTCCAATGCTAGCGTTCAAATGCACCTTATGTAATACGACATACAACATTAATGGAAACCAGTTTGTTGCTCGTAGTACATATTCAAATTGGCAGCAAGTCTGGTGGCATCAATGCCCTCATTGTTTTTCAACTTATGAGACTGATGAAGCATTTTATATTGACTAG
- a CDS encoding Spaf_1101 family AAA-like ATPase, with protein MFALNEYFRREIKYSNEGKSPIKLLLGIEISCSEQIHLVGIFEECMFKKVEKLIDEHIPSKESGTYETSLSMIDKIEKIGGISYIAHINSSNLRNTTSLYKKTLFNHIALNVIGLTSSDKENQLRIINSYGVAKQLDKFCFIYEGDSHQINEIGKKNTWIKMSIASFGSLKKAFINHKLSVFIDKPTSTNKFIKGLLIDPGKHGYLKKKNGDEPFVINFSSDLNCIIGGRGTGKSTILNVLEVVFTLEANSKSVLKFISRNNLIIIHFVYLEKEYLLKFIPQLKKDHIYSDYRPFEEEAIIEEVNSERIVLSHHWIELYRVNKIGEAVNFKIIDDVEEKKEILNGVYRKSYSINNIIEQINKGKIGEFIKEVVFNGLPFKERDTFLKTFEKLSKPRMRTFLEAELPLIDKSMDARKGTIEASLKEFNSIHKNHFSIIYSPKLDNSLKYIDILVGDFNNRQFLSGYRITWGGIERFIVDVCNKMDFMKFLTLLFQNKFKEIERQVSVLSYQVDRNLTFSDVDQNRKHVELKDITDIYRTIRNKLLSDRERLIKCFQLYFEVIDDFSIMFNTSSKEIVTTIAPIMKDINEISLGQKVVAILTFIFEYGKHFNDNTPLIIDQPEDNLDNQYIYKNLVNSLKQIKNNRQIIIVTHSSTIVTNADAEQVVILDSDSKNGWIEKKGYPDNDVVTKHIINYLEGGEESFKHKIGMYEKVLQK; from the coding sequence CTGTTTGCATTAAATGAATATTTCAGGAGAGAAATAAAGTACTCTAATGAAGGCAAAAGCCCAATTAAACTTTTGTTAGGAATAGAAATATCATGTTCAGAGCAAATTCATTTAGTTGGAATTTTTGAGGAATGTATGTTTAAAAAGGTAGAAAAATTAATTGATGAGCACATCCCTTCCAAAGAATCAGGAACATATGAAACAAGTCTTTCGATGATTGATAAGATTGAGAAAATCGGAGGCATAAGTTACATAGCGCATATTAACTCTAGTAACTTAAGGAATACAACAAGTTTATATAAAAAAACTTTGTTTAATCATATTGCTCTAAACGTTATAGGACTAACTTCAAGTGACAAAGAAAATCAATTAAGGATAATAAACTCATATGGGGTTGCGAAACAATTAGATAAATTTTGTTTTATATATGAAGGGGATTCTCATCAGATAAACGAAATTGGTAAGAAAAATACGTGGATAAAAATGAGCATAGCCAGTTTTGGATCATTAAAGAAAGCTTTTATAAATCATAAACTCTCTGTTTTCATAGATAAACCAACGAGCACCAATAAATTTATAAAGGGTTTGTTAATTGATCCAGGTAAACATGGATACTTAAAGAAAAAAAACGGAGACGAACCTTTTGTTATTAATTTTTCTAGCGATCTCAATTGTATTATAGGGGGAAGAGGAACTGGGAAAAGTACGATCCTCAATGTTCTTGAGGTAGTCTTCACACTTGAGGCTAATTCGAAATCAGTTTTAAAATTTATAAGTAGAAATAATCTTATTATCATTCATTTTGTATATTTAGAGAAAGAGTACCTTCTGAAGTTTATACCACAGTTAAAAAAGGATCATATTTATAGTGATTATAGACCATTCGAAGAAGAAGCTATCATTGAAGAAGTAAACAGTGAAAGAATTGTTTTAAGCCATCATTGGATTGAGTTATACCGAGTAAATAAGATAGGCGAAGCAGTCAATTTCAAAATTATTGATGATGTTGAAGAAAAAAAAGAAATTTTAAATGGTGTTTATAGAAAAAGCTATTCGATCAATAATATTATTGAGCAAATTAACAAAGGGAAGATTGGTGAATTTATTAAAGAAGTTGTGTTCAATGGCCTTCCGTTTAAAGAGAGAGATACCTTTCTAAAAACATTCGAAAAGTTATCCAAACCAAGAATGAGAACATTTTTAGAAGCAGAGCTGCCTTTGATCGATAAGAGTATGGATGCACGGAAAGGTACTATTGAAGCCAGCTTAAAGGAATTTAACTCCATTCATAAAAACCATTTTAGTATTATTTACTCTCCAAAACTCGATAATTCATTAAAATATATAGACATATTAGTCGGTGATTTCAATAATCGTCAGTTTCTCTCGGGATATAGAATAACATGGGGTGGAATAGAACGCTTCATAGTGGATGTATGTAATAAAATGGACTTCATGAAATTTTTAACACTGCTCTTCCAAAATAAGTTTAAAGAAATTGAAAGACAGGTTTCAGTACTTTCTTACCAAGTTGATAGAAATCTTACTTTTTCTGATGTTGATCAAAATCGAAAACATGTAGAGCTTAAGGATATAACAGATATATATCGAACAATACGTAATAAGTTGTTATCTGACAGAGAAAGACTAATAAAGTGTTTTCAACTCTACTTTGAAGTTATTGATGATTTTTCAATTATGTTCAATACCAGTTCAAAAGAAATCGTAACAACGATTGCCCCAATAATGAAGGATATTAATGAGATATCTTTAGGTCAGAAGGTTGTAGCTATCCTAACTTTCATTTTTGAATATGGAAAACATTTTAACGATAATACACCTTTGATTATTGATCAGCCCGAGGATAATTTAGATAATCAATATATTTATAAAAATTTAGTGAATAGTCTTAAACAAATTAAAAATAATCGCCAAATTATAATTGTGACACATAGTTCTACAATTGTAACTAATGCAGATGCTGAACAAGTTGTCATATTAGACTCTGATAGTAAAAATGGATGGATTGAGAAAAAGGGATACCCTGACAATGATGTTGTCACTAAGCACATTATCAATTATCTAGAAGGGGGAGAAGAGTCCTTTAAACATAAAATTGGAATGTATGAAAAGGTTCTGCAGAAATGA
- a CDS encoding ABC transporter ATP-binding protein produces MSEKAVFTVQNLIKTYAGQTRAIDGISFSLDLGECVGLIGESGSGKSTLARCILLMEKFDSGQMWFQGREMLQPRTASAYQALEGQVQAVFQNPASSLNPRLQIIDSVMEPLDTLKQRTPVIVQDCRQDRLKCAERLLDLVELPAHLLHQYPHELSGGQKQRVAIARAISSDPSLIIMDEPTSSLDMITQAQIIEMLMILQKNIGFACLFISHDLATIQRISDRIMVIQEGRMIDHFAKEDLFSSERHAYTQQLVHKYSKRGRKL; encoded by the coding sequence ATGAGTGAAAAAGCTGTGTTTACCGTTCAAAACCTAATCAAGACCTATGCTGGACAGACAAGGGCGATCGACGGAATTTCTTTCAGTCTCGACCTGGGAGAATGTGTGGGGCTGATCGGAGAAAGCGGGAGCGGCAAGAGTACACTGGCACGCTGCATTTTATTGATGGAGAAGTTCGATTCCGGGCAAATGTGGTTTCAGGGACGAGAGATGTTACAACCACGGACTGCTTCCGCCTATCAAGCCCTTGAGGGTCAAGTTCAGGCGGTGTTTCAAAATCCTGCATCGAGTCTCAATCCCAGACTACAGATCATTGATTCCGTGATGGAACCGCTGGACACCCTCAAGCAACGAACACCTGTAATCGTCCAGGATTGCAGACAGGACAGGCTGAAGTGTGCCGAACGGCTGCTGGATCTGGTGGAGCTACCAGCGCATCTCTTGCATCAGTATCCCCATGAGCTCAGTGGAGGACAGAAGCAGCGCGTCGCTATTGCCAGAGCGATAAGCAGTGACCCATCCCTGATCATCATGGATGAACCCACATCCAGTCTGGATATGATTACACAAGCTCAGATCATCGAGATGCTTATGATACTGCAAAAAAACATCGGATTTGCCTGTTTATTTATTTCACATGATCTGGCTACAATCCAGCGTATATCCGATCGAATTATGGTGATACAGGAGGGACGAATGATAGACCATTTTGCCAAGGAGGATTTATTTTCATCCGAGAGGCATGCATATACACAGCAATTGGTTCACAAATATTCGAAGCGAGGGAGAAAATTATAA
- a CDS encoding ABC transporter ATP-binding protein, whose amino-acid sequence MSLLELKGLRLIAGEKILIHDMHLSVKAGDWLTVIGESGSGKTLTGLSIGRLLPNGVRHAAGQITFNDQSLSELSEKQMNGLRGKEIAYVFQDYTGVFSPFLQIGKQLDETLRVHYTWGPKERKERIEQALNDVSLPAKRVVVSYPYQLSGGQLQRVSIAVAMLLEPKLLIADEPTSALDWVTGVEIIDLLLLLQEKTGCSILFITHDLKLARRCADQIVIMREGRILESGKAEDVLTQTTHPYTQKLLAAESILSYAEPGVVPERGGLDYHE is encoded by the coding sequence ATGAGTTTACTCGAATTAAAAGGACTCCGACTTATCGCCGGAGAGAAGATTCTTATTCACGATATGCATTTGTCTGTAAAGGCTGGCGACTGGCTGACTGTCATTGGGGAAAGTGGCAGCGGAAAAACACTTACAGGTTTGTCTATCGGTCGTTTACTTCCAAACGGGGTGCGCCATGCGGCTGGACAAATCACATTTAACGACCAGTCTTTATCGGAGTTATCCGAGAAACAGATGAATGGGCTGCGTGGCAAAGAAATCGCGTATGTATTTCAAGACTATACAGGTGTATTTAGCCCGTTTCTTCAGATAGGAAAACAATTGGATGAGACGCTTAGGGTTCATTATACATGGGGGCCCAAGGAACGAAAAGAACGGATCGAGCAAGCTCTGAATGACGTTTCCTTACCTGCCAAACGGGTTGTTGTCAGCTATCCGTACCAGCTAAGTGGCGGACAATTGCAGCGGGTATCCATTGCAGTGGCGATGCTGCTTGAACCAAAACTGCTGATTGCAGATGAACCCACGTCTGCGCTGGACTGGGTTACAGGGGTAGAAATAATTGATCTGCTCCTTCTACTTCAAGAGAAGACAGGCTGCTCCATTTTGTTCATCACACATGACCTGAAGCTGGCTAGACGCTGCGCGGATCAGATTGTCATTATGCGAGAAGGTCGAATCTTGGAATCAGGCAAGGCTGAGGATGTGCTGACACAAACCACACATCCGTACACCCAAAAGCTTTTGGCAGCCGAATCCATACTGTCTTATGCTGAACCTGGCGTCGTTCCAGAACGAGGTGGACTAGACTATCATGAGTGA